The following are encoded in a window of Sphaerisporangium siamense genomic DNA:
- a CDS encoding PfkB family carbohydrate kinase, translating into MSVKSYDPLAALRTPGGPEFDVFTAGTVFLDIVFTGLHAMPAAGTEVWAEGMGSCPGGIANLAIAASRLGLRTSMAAAFGDDDYAAFNWRILSEQESVDLSRSRRFRQWHSPVTVSMAVNRDRSMVTHGHPPPMGATEMIGRPPRSSAVIAPLSVEEPLGSSDSGTWADLARKDGALVFADVGWDPSETWAPSLLDQLEVCHAFMPNAVEAMAYTHTETPREALYAIADRVPLAVVTDGANGAMAIDSTSGEEAYVPALRVTALDPTGAGDVFGAGLVLGTLARWPLADRLAFAGVCSALAVQQFGGSLAAPGWGDIADWWHDVREAAGHGGAYVESLARRYAFLDRLVPTVPVGAVRRAAATMSLHADVAAGADLPDRRKG; encoded by the coding sequence GTGTCAGTCAAGTCCTACGACCCACTGGCCGCACTACGCACTCCCGGCGGGCCGGAGTTCGACGTGTTCACCGCCGGAACCGTGTTCCTGGACATCGTCTTCACCGGCCTGCATGCGATGCCCGCCGCCGGCACCGAGGTGTGGGCGGAGGGGATGGGGTCCTGCCCCGGCGGCATCGCCAACCTCGCCATCGCCGCCAGCCGCCTCGGACTGCGCACCTCCATGGCCGCCGCGTTCGGCGACGACGACTACGCCGCCTTCAACTGGCGCATCCTGTCCGAGCAGGAGTCGGTGGACCTGTCCCGGTCGCGCAGGTTCCGGCAGTGGCACTCCCCCGTCACCGTCTCCATGGCCGTCAACCGCGACCGCAGCATGGTCACCCACGGCCACCCGCCGCCCATGGGCGCCACGGAGATGATCGGCCGCCCGCCGCGCTCCAGCGCCGTCATCGCGCCGCTGTCGGTCGAGGAGCCGCTCGGCAGCTCCGACTCCGGCACCTGGGCCGACCTGGCGCGCAAGGACGGCGCGCTGGTCTTCGCCGACGTGGGCTGGGACCCCTCGGAGACCTGGGCCCCCTCGCTGCTCGACCAGCTTGAGGTCTGCCACGCGTTCATGCCGAACGCCGTCGAGGCCATGGCCTACACCCACACCGAGACGCCCCGTGAGGCGCTGTACGCGATCGCCGACCGGGTGCCGCTGGCCGTGGTGACCGACGGCGCCAACGGCGCGATGGCCATCGACTCCACCAGCGGCGAGGAGGCGTACGTGCCCGCCCTGCGGGTCACCGCGCTGGACCCGACGGGCGCGGGGGACGTGTTCGGCGCCGGGCTCGTGCTGGGAACGCTGGCGCGCTGGCCGCTGGCCGACCGGCTGGCGTTCGCGGGGGTCTGCTCGGCGCTGGCCGTGCAGCAGTTCGGCGGGTCGCTCGCCGCGCCCGGCTGGGGGGACATCGCGGACTGGTGGCACGACGTGCGGGAGGCCGCGGGGCACGGCGGCGCCTACGTCGAGTCGCTGGCCCGCCGCTACGCCTTCCTCGACAGGCTCGTCCCGACCGTGCCCGTCGGCGCCGTGCGGCGCGCGGCGGCCACCATGTCCCTGCACGCCGACGTGGCGGCGGGGGCCGACCTGCCCGACCGGCGCAAGGGCTGA
- a CDS encoding DeoR/GlpR family DNA-binding transcription regulator, translated as MLQRARHAEIMRRVRLAGATSVRELAAQFGVSPSTIRRDLRVLDRDGTLRRVRGGALADADPSAGPAASAADPDPEEEAVAARAAALVGDGDVVLLDAGTTTTRLARHLRGRPVTVVTSSVAVLDVLRGDPAVEMLLLGGMLRRARHSLVGVLTEQALRQVSADHVFLGAGGVRPDGRVTDSARAEVPLKRAMMAAASRVVLLVDRHKFPGTGALRVCGPDEIDIVVTNDGADEATLRALRGAGAQVLLT; from the coding sequence GTGCTCCAGCGCGCCCGGCATGCCGAGATCATGCGGCGTGTCCGTCTCGCCGGGGCGACGAGCGTCCGCGAGCTGGCCGCCCAGTTCGGCGTCAGCCCCTCGACCATCCGCCGCGACCTTCGCGTCCTCGACCGCGACGGCACGCTCCGGCGTGTGCGCGGCGGGGCGCTGGCCGACGCCGATCCATCTGCCGGGCCCGCCGCCTCCGCGGCCGATCCCGACCCCGAGGAGGAGGCGGTGGCCGCCCGCGCCGCCGCGCTCGTCGGCGACGGCGACGTCGTGCTGCTCGACGCCGGCACGACCACCACCCGCCTCGCCCGCCACCTGCGCGGCCGGCCCGTCACGGTGGTCACCTCCAGCGTGGCCGTCCTCGACGTCCTGCGCGGCGATCCCGCGGTCGAGATGCTGCTGCTCGGCGGCATGCTGCGCCGCGCGCGCCACTCGCTGGTCGGCGTGCTCACCGAGCAGGCCCTGCGCCAGGTGTCCGCCGACCACGTCTTCCTGGGCGCCGGCGGGGTACGGCCCGACGGGCGGGTCACCGACTCCGCCCGCGCCGAGGTGCCGCTGAAACGCGCCATGATGGCGGCGGCGAGCCGTGTGGTCCTGCTGGTGGACCGGCACAAGTTCCCCGGCACCGGCGCCCTGCGGGTGTGCGGGCCCGACGAGATCGACATCGTGGTGACCAACGACGGCGCCGACGAGGCCACGCTCCGCGCGCTCCGCGGGGCGGGCGCGCAGGTGCTGCTCACATGA
- a CDS encoding 6-phospho-beta-glucosidase, whose amino-acid sequence MRLTILGGGGFRVPLVYGALLRDAGRPRVEEVVLHDLSPERLTAVGHVCAQLAAGHDDAPRVRLTTDLDEALRDAAFVFSAIRVGGLEGRTADERVALDLGLLGQETTGPGGVAFGLRTIPVALRVAERVAAVAPRAWVINFTNPAGMITEAMQRVLGDRVIGICDSPLGLVRRAARALGVEPGRVAADYAGLNHLGWLRGLTYEGRDVLPDLLADDAALTGVEEARLFGADWVRSIGALPNEYLYYYYFTREAVAAIGGAPRTRGEALLEQQSRFYAAVAREPGHALAEWRRARRERDASYMAETRDAAQAGERDAADLQAGGYEGIALALMSAIARGGTTTMILNVRNGSAVAGLPQEAVVEVPCVVDPGGVRPLAARPLHGQFLGLIQQVKAVEQLAIEAAVTGSARVALRAFAAHPLVDSVPVARALLDGYRTRIPELASVLHPAG is encoded by the coding sequence ATGAGGTTGACCATCCTCGGGGGCGGCGGCTTCCGCGTCCCGCTGGTGTACGGCGCGCTGCTGCGCGACGCCGGCCGTCCACGGGTGGAGGAGGTCGTCCTGCACGACCTGTCGCCCGAGCGCCTGACCGCCGTCGGCCACGTCTGCGCCCAGCTCGCCGCCGGGCACGACGACGCGCCCCGCGTGCGCCTCACCACCGACCTGGACGAGGCCCTGCGCGACGCGGCGTTCGTCTTCTCCGCGATCCGCGTCGGCGGCCTGGAAGGGCGCACGGCGGACGAGCGGGTCGCGCTGGACCTGGGGCTGCTCGGCCAGGAGACCACGGGACCCGGCGGCGTCGCGTTCGGGCTGCGCACGATCCCGGTGGCCCTGCGCGTCGCCGAGCGCGTCGCCGCCGTGGCGCCCCGCGCGTGGGTCATCAACTTCACCAACCCGGCCGGCATGATCACCGAGGCCATGCAGCGGGTGCTGGGCGACCGCGTGATCGGCATCTGCGACTCCCCGCTGGGGCTGGTCCGGCGGGCGGCGCGGGCCCTCGGCGTGGAACCCGGCCGCGTGGCGGCCGACTACGCCGGGCTCAACCATCTCGGCTGGCTGCGGGGCCTGACCTACGAGGGCAGGGACGTGCTGCCCGACCTGCTCGCCGACGACGCCGCGCTCACGGGGGTGGAGGAGGCGCGGCTGTTCGGCGCCGACTGGGTGCGCTCGATCGGCGCGCTGCCCAACGAATACCTCTATTACTACTACTTCACCCGCGAGGCCGTGGCCGCCATCGGCGGCGCTCCGCGCACCCGGGGCGAGGCGCTGCTGGAGCAGCAGTCCCGGTTCTACGCCGCCGTCGCCCGCGAGCCCGGGCACGCCCTCGCCGAGTGGCGGCGGGCGCGCCGGGAGCGCGACGCCTCCTACATGGCCGAGACCCGCGACGCGGCGCAGGCGGGGGAGCGCGACGCGGCGGACCTCCAGGCGGGCGGGTACGAGGGCATCGCGCTCGCGCTCATGTCCGCCATCGCGCGGGGCGGCACCACCACCATGATCCTCAACGTGCGCAACGGCTCGGCGGTGGCCGGGCTGCCGCAGGAGGCGGTGGTGGAGGTGCCGTGCGTCGTGGACCCGGGCGGCGTGCGGCCCCTGGCGGCCCGCCCCCTGCACGGCCAGTTCCTCGGCCTGATCCAGCAGGTCAAGGCGGTCGAGCAGCTCGCTATCGAGGCGGCAGTCACCGGCTCGGCGCGCGTCGCCCTGCGGGCCTTCGCCGCACACCCGCTGGTCGACTCCGTCCCGGTGGCCCGCGCCCTTCTGGACGGCTACCGCACCCGCATCCCCGAACTGGCATCCGTCCTCCACCCGGCCGGGTAG
- a CDS encoding Clp protease N-terminal domain-containing protein gives MTNALDTYTTAARRAMARAGVLAAGAGHRTVDDVHLLLALTETRPFERPPTAFTLTPKAARAVMEITDDQDARDRVLLATLGIDLDEVRRRLRGPAPSGDPALWRLHRARLRPLRVTLSGPPGDLVLTGKARKVIEVAAWRAPGPVRGEDLLWGVLCDHTNPALRVLRAGGVDICGLAAELGSARPAA, from the coding sequence ATGACCAACGCCCTGGACACCTACACGACCGCGGCCCGGCGGGCCATGGCCCGGGCGGGCGTGCTCGCCGCCGGCGCCGGACACCGGACGGTCGACGACGTCCACCTCCTCCTCGCCCTGACCGAGACCCGCCCCTTCGAACGACCCCCCACCGCCTTCACCCTGACCCCGAAGGCGGCGCGGGCCGTCATGGAGATCACGGACGATCAGGACGCGCGCGACCGCGTCCTGCTCGCCACGCTGGGCATCGACCTGGACGAGGTGCGCCGCCGCCTGCGCGGGCCGGCGCCCTCCGGCGACCCGGCGCTGTGGAGGCTCCACCGGGCCCGGCTGCGCCCCCTGCGGGTGACCCTGTCCGGCCCTCCGGGCGATCTGGTCCTCACCGGCAAGGCCAGGAAGGTGATCGAGGTCGCCGCCTGGCGCGCGCCGGGGCCGGTGCGCGGCGAGGACCTGCTGTGGGGCGTGCTCTGCGACCACACCAACCCCGCACTGCGCGTGCTGCGCGCCGGCGGAGTGGACATCTGCGGCCTCGCCGCCGAGCTGGGCTCCGCACGCCCGGCCGCCTGA
- a CDS encoding helix-turn-helix domain-containing protein — translation MTTATRLAEAVDSRDPAVGLAAVAALRRLLEEVEAAHVGNARAQGWSWEAIAAALGVKRQTAHRKHARRIITPVTGEHE, via the coding sequence ATGACGACAGCGACCCGACTCGCCGAGGCGGTCGACAGCCGTGACCCCGCCGTCGGCCTGGCCGCCGTGGCCGCCCTGCGCCGCCTGCTGGAGGAGGTGGAGGCGGCGCACGTCGGCAACGCCCGGGCCCAGGGATGGTCCTGGGAGGCCATCGCCGCCGCCCTCGGCGTCAAACGGCAGACCGCCCACCGCAAGCACGCGCGCCGGATCATCACGCCCGTGACGGGGGAACACGAATGA
- a CDS encoding AfsR/SARP family transcriptional regulator, which translates to MESGDRPAMRVVLLGGFRLLAGDEQVTVSGGSERLLSFVALSGQAVPRTLMAGRLWPDRPERRAYASLRSALARLEDAGRRALDIAAGEVRLSQDARVDVEEARALARRVLDPGLATPVRDLSADSVETLSVDLLPGWYDDWAVQEAEEWHQLRLHALEALADDFVAAGRFADAVAAAGVAVRAEPLRESSHAALIRAHLAEGNQAEALRDYERYEQLLDAEMGLRPTALVSDLVAGLRAVAQP; encoded by the coding sequence ATGGAGAGCGGCGACCGGCCCGCGATGCGGGTCGTTCTTCTGGGTGGCTTCCGGCTGCTTGCCGGAGACGAGCAGGTGACGGTCTCGGGCGGATCCGAACGCCTTCTGTCCTTCGTGGCCCTGTCAGGCCAGGCCGTCCCCCGCACGCTCATGGCCGGCCGGTTGTGGCCGGACAGGCCGGAGCGGCGCGCGTACGCGAGCCTGAGGTCCGCGCTGGCCAGGCTGGAGGACGCCGGGCGGCGGGCCCTGGACATCGCCGCGGGCGAGGTGCGCCTCAGCCAGGACGCCAGGGTCGACGTCGAGGAGGCGCGGGCGCTGGCCCGCCGCGTCCTGGACCCCGGGCTCGCCACGCCCGTGCGCGACCTCAGCGCCGACTCGGTGGAGACCCTGTCGGTGGACCTGCTCCCCGGCTGGTACGACGACTGGGCCGTCCAGGAGGCCGAGGAGTGGCACCAGCTGCGCCTGCACGCGCTGGAGGCGCTCGCCGACGACTTCGTCGCGGCGGGCAGGTTCGCCGACGCCGTCGCCGCCGCGGGCGTGGCCGTCCGGGCCGAGCCCCTGCGCGAGAGCTCCCACGCCGCGCTCATCCGCGCCCACCTGGCCGAGGGCAACCAGGCCGAGGCGCTGCGCGACTACGAGCGCTACGAGCAGCTCCTGGATGCCGAGATGGGGCTGCGTCCCACCGCGCTCGTCAGCGATCTCGTCGCCGGGCTGCGCGCGGTCGCTCAGCCCTGA
- a CDS encoding ATP-dependent DNA ligase: protein MPAPQEPTFPEMSLPVVPPVAPMLAKAIKSVPAQDGAMLYEPKWDGFRCIVFRDGDEVYLGSRNERPFNRYFPELIEAVKRELPERCVVDGEIVLRKGQILDFDALQQRIHPAASRVRLLAEATPASFIAFDLLALGDDNLMEAPFAERRARLVEALAGAGARIRLTPVTADDERAAEWFEMFEGAGLDGLVAKRADQPYEPDKRTMLKVKHERTADCVVAGYREHKSGPIVGSLLLGLYDAAGVLHHVGVSASFPMKRRAELIDELKPYLLTDLSAHPWSSWTSQDENTTQRMPGAISRWNATKDLSFIPLEPRLVVEVAYGQMEGNRIRHTAQFRRWRPDRTPESCTYDQLDLPLGYNLDDILAR, encoded by the coding sequence ATGCCAGCGCCGCAGGAACCGACGTTCCCCGAGATGAGCCTGCCGGTCGTCCCGCCGGTCGCGCCGATGCTCGCCAAGGCGATCAAGAGCGTGCCCGCGCAGGACGGGGCGATGCTGTACGAGCCGAAATGGGATGGCTTCCGCTGCATCGTGTTCCGCGACGGCGACGAGGTGTACCTGGGCAGCCGCAACGAGCGCCCGTTCAACCGCTACTTCCCCGAGCTGATCGAGGCGGTCAAGCGGGAGCTGCCCGAGCGCTGTGTGGTCGACGGCGAGATCGTGCTGCGCAAGGGTCAGATCCTGGACTTCGACGCCCTGCAGCAGCGCATCCACCCGGCCGCCTCGCGGGTCCGGCTGCTCGCCGAGGCCACCCCGGCGTCGTTCATCGCCTTCGACCTGCTCGCCCTCGGCGACGACAACCTCATGGAGGCCCCGTTCGCCGAGCGGCGCGCCCGCCTGGTCGAGGCGCTGGCCGGGGCGGGCGCGCGGATCCGGCTGACCCCGGTCACCGCCGACGACGAGCGGGCGGCGGAGTGGTTCGAGATGTTCGAGGGCGCCGGGCTGGACGGCCTCGTCGCCAAACGCGCCGACCAGCCGTACGAGCCGGACAAACGCACCATGCTGAAGGTCAAGCACGAGCGCACCGCCGACTGCGTCGTGGCCGGGTACCGCGAGCACAAGTCCGGCCCGATCGTCGGGTCGCTGCTGCTCGGCCTGTACGACGCGGCGGGCGTGCTGCACCACGTGGGGGTGTCGGCGTCCTTCCCGATGAAGCGCAGGGCCGAGCTGATCGACGAGCTCAAGCCGTACCTTCTCACCGATCTGAGCGCCCACCCGTGGAGCTCGTGGACGTCGCAGGACGAGAACACCACCCAGCGCATGCCGGGCGCGATCTCCCGGTGGAACGCCACCAAGGACCTGTCGTTCATCCCGCTGGAGCCCCGCCTGGTGGTCGAGGTCGCCTACGGGCAGATGGAGGGGAACAGGATCCGGCACACCGCGCAGTTCCGCCGGTGGCGCCCCGACCGCACCCCCGAGTCCTGCACCTACGACCAGCTCGACCTGCCGCTCGGCTACAACCTGGACGACATCCTGGCGCGCTGA
- a CDS encoding pyrimidine reductase family protein, producing MRRVLPTPAGEVDLAEAYAYPRDHWLRLNMVAGADGGAWLKGVSKGLSGPGDRRVFHVLRGLADVVLAGASTVRTEGYGPARPGPSWPALREGRPPVPPVAVVTRQLDLDLGGPLFTEAEPTARTIVITTEGAPAGRRAEAAENAEVIVAGAERVDLALAVEALRERGLGRVLCEGGPRLNAQLAAAGQVDELCLTISPVLTGGDAARILNGPASLVRLALAHVLEEDGFLFCKYTREP from the coding sequence GTGCGACGCGTCCTTCCCACCCCCGCGGGCGAAGTGGATCTCGCCGAGGCCTACGCCTACCCGCGTGACCACTGGCTGCGCCTCAACATGGTCGCCGGAGCCGACGGCGGCGCCTGGCTGAAAGGGGTGTCCAAGGGGCTCTCCGGGCCGGGCGACCGCCGGGTCTTCCACGTCCTGCGGGGGCTGGCGGACGTCGTGCTGGCCGGGGCCTCCACCGTGCGCACCGAGGGGTACGGCCCGGCCCGCCCGGGCCCGTCGTGGCCGGCGCTGCGCGAGGGACGCCCGCCCGTCCCGCCCGTCGCCGTCGTGACCCGCCAGCTGGACCTGGACCTCGGCGGGCCGCTGTTCACCGAGGCCGAGCCCACCGCGCGCACCATCGTGATCACCACCGAGGGCGCGCCCGCCGGCCGCCGCGCGGAGGCCGCCGAGAACGCCGAGGTCATCGTGGCGGGGGCCGAGCGCGTCGACCTCGCCCTGGCCGTCGAGGCGCTGCGCGAGCGCGGCCTCGGCCGGGTGCTGTGCGAGGGCGGCCCCCGGCTGAACGCCCAGCTCGCCGCGGCCGGGCAGGTGGACGAGCTGTGCCTGACGATCAGCCCGGTCCTGACCGGAGGGGACGCCGCCCGCATCCTCAACGGCCCCGCCTCGCTCGTCCGCCTCGCCCTCGCGCACGTCCTTGAGGAAGATGGCTTCCTCTTCTGCAAGTACACCCGGGAGCCGTGA
- the glgX gene encoding glycogen debranching protein GlgX, whose product MREVWPGEPYPLGATWDGVGTSFSLFSEVAERVELCLFDDDGHESRVDLPEVDGFVWHGYLPGVLPGQRYGYRVHGPYAPAAGHRCDPAKLLLDPYAKAIEGEVRWDRSLFSYQFSDPGLRNTEDSAPNMPKNVVVNPFFDWGNDRPPRTPYHETVIYEAHVRGLTMRHPEVPEAQRGTYAGLAHPAVIDHLKSLGVTAVELMPVHQFVPEHAMVARGLTNYWGYNTIAFLAPHNAYSGSGQRGEQVLEFKAMVKALHEAGIEVILDVVYNHTAEGDHMGPTLAYRGIDNASYYRLIDGDRRLLLDYTGCGNSLNVRSPHALQLIMDSLRYWVMEMHVDGFRFDLAAALARELHDVDRLSAFFDLIQQDPVISQVKLIAEPWDVGPGGYQVGNFPPLWTEWNGKYRDSVRDFWRGSPSVLPEFASRLAGSSDLYASSGRRPVASINFVTCHDGFPLTDLVSYNRKHNEANAENNRDGTDDNRSWNCGAEGPVEDPAVVRLRRRQRRNLLTTLFVSQGVPMLLHGDEIGRTQGGNNNAYCQDNEVSWVDWSTLRHEQDLLEFVRTLARFRRDHPVFRRRRFFQGRAPGGADRGDLGDIVWLTPSGKEMTPGDWHSGFGKAMAVFLNGEAISEPGPRGERITDDSFLLAVNGHHEHITFTLPGPEFAPGWQAVLDTADEEPCRDDRTGEKWEPGAAVPVTGRSIRVLRSTARR is encoded by the coding sequence ATGCGTGAGGTCTGGCCGGGAGAGCCGTACCCCCTCGGCGCCACCTGGGACGGCGTCGGAACGAGCTTCTCGCTCTTCTCCGAGGTCGCCGAGCGGGTCGAGCTCTGCCTTTTCGACGACGACGGCCACGAGAGCCGCGTCGACCTCCCCGAGGTCGACGGCTTCGTCTGGCACGGCTACCTGCCCGGCGTCCTGCCCGGGCAGCGCTACGGCTACCGCGTCCACGGGCCGTACGCCCCGGCGGCCGGGCACCGCTGCGACCCCGCCAAGCTCCTCCTCGACCCCTACGCCAAGGCGATCGAGGGCGAGGTCCGCTGGGACCGCTCGCTGTTCTCCTACCAGTTCTCCGACCCCGGCCTGCGCAACACCGAGGACAGCGCGCCGAACATGCCGAAGAACGTCGTCGTCAACCCGTTCTTCGACTGGGGCAACGACCGCCCGCCCCGCACGCCGTACCACGAGACCGTGATCTACGAGGCGCACGTGCGCGGGCTCACCATGCGCCACCCCGAGGTGCCCGAGGCCCAGCGCGGCACCTACGCCGGCCTGGCGCACCCCGCCGTGATCGACCACCTGAAGAGCCTGGGCGTGACCGCCGTCGAGCTCATGCCGGTGCACCAGTTCGTGCCCGAGCACGCCATGGTGGCGCGCGGCCTCACCAACTACTGGGGCTACAACACCATCGCCTTCCTGGCCCCGCACAACGCCTACTCCGGCTCGGGGCAGCGCGGCGAGCAGGTCTTGGAGTTCAAGGCCATGGTCAAGGCCCTGCACGAGGCCGGCATCGAGGTGATCCTCGACGTCGTCTACAACCACACCGCCGAGGGCGACCACATGGGGCCCACCCTCGCCTACCGCGGCATCGACAACGCCTCCTACTACCGCCTGATCGACGGCGACCGCCGCCTGCTGCTCGACTACACCGGCTGCGGCAACTCCCTGAACGTCCGCTCCCCCCACGCGCTGCAGCTCATCATGGACTCGCTGCGCTACTGGGTGATGGAGATGCACGTCGACGGCTTCCGGTTCGACCTGGCCGCCGCCCTGGCCCGCGAGCTGCACGACGTCGACCGGCTGTCGGCGTTCTTCGACCTCATCCAGCAGGACCCGGTGATCTCCCAGGTCAAGCTGATCGCCGAGCCGTGGGACGTCGGGCCGGGCGGGTACCAGGTCGGCAACTTCCCGCCGCTGTGGACCGAGTGGAACGGCAAGTACCGCGACAGCGTGCGCGACTTCTGGCGGGGCAGCCCCTCGGTGCTGCCGGAGTTCGCCTCGCGCCTGGCCGGGTCCTCCGACCTGTACGCCTCCAGCGGGCGCCGCCCGGTCGCCTCCATCAACTTCGTCACCTGCCACGACGGCTTCCCCCTCACCGACCTGGTCTCCTACAACCGCAAGCACAACGAGGCCAACGCCGAGAACAACCGCGACGGCACCGACGACAACCGCTCGTGGAACTGCGGCGCCGAGGGCCCGGTCGAGGACCCGGCGGTCGTCCGGCTGCGGCGGCGGCAACGCCGCAACCTGCTCACCACCCTGTTCGTCTCGCAGGGCGTGCCGATGCTGCTGCACGGCGACGAGATCGGCCGCACCCAGGGGGGCAATAACAACGCCTACTGCCAGGACAACGAGGTCTCCTGGGTCGACTGGTCGACCCTGCGGCACGAGCAGGACCTGCTGGAGTTCGTCAGGACGCTGGCCCGCTTCCGCAGGGACCACCCGGTGTTCCGGCGCCGCCGCTTCTTCCAGGGCCGCGCGCCCGGCGGCGCCGACCGCGGCGACCTCGGGGACATCGTCTGGCTCACCCCCTCGGGCAAGGAGATGACGCCCGGCGACTGGCACAGCGGGTTCGGCAAGGCGATGGCCGTGTTCCTCAACGGGGAGGCGATCAGCGAGCCGGGGCCGCGCGGCGAGCGCATCACCGACGACTCGTTCCTGCTGGCGGTGAACGGCCACCACGAGCACATCACCTTCACGCTGCCCGGCCCCGAGTTCGCCCCCGGATGGCAGGCCGTGCTGGACACCGCCGACGAGGAGCCCTGCCGGGACGACCGCACGGGCGAGAAGTGGGAGCCGGGGGCCGCGGTCCCGGTGACCGGCCGCTCGATACGCGTCCTGCGCTCCACCGCGCGGCGCTGA
- a CDS encoding OsmC family peroxiredoxin, protein MATTRTATTEWKGALLDGYGTVALNTSGAGRFEVSWPSRAEQAGGKTSPEELIAAAHSSCFSMALSHGLAQAGTPPQSVETRADVTFQPGEGITGIVLSVRAQVPGISAEDFQAAAENAKANCPVSKALAGTTITLNAELAG, encoded by the coding sequence ATGGCGACGACACGTACCGCGACCACGGAGTGGAAGGGCGCGCTGCTGGACGGCTATGGCACCGTCGCGCTGAACACCTCCGGGGCCGGGAGGTTCGAGGTCTCCTGGCCCTCGCGCGCCGAGCAGGCCGGCGGCAAGACCAGCCCCGAGGAGCTGATCGCCGCCGCCCACTCGTCCTGCTTCTCGATGGCCCTGTCGCACGGCCTGGCCCAGGCCGGCACGCCGCCGCAGAGCGTCGAGACCAGGGCCGACGTGACCTTCCAGCCGGGCGAGGGCATCACCGGCATCGTGCTGTCGGTGCGGGCGCAGGTCCCGGGCATCTCCGCGGAGGACTTCCAGGCCGCCGCCGAGAACGCCAAGGCCAACTGCCCGGTCAGCAAGGCCCTCGCCGGCACCACGATCACTCTGAACGCCGAACTGGCCGGCTGA